In the genome of Quercus robur chromosome 3, dhQueRobu3.1, whole genome shotgun sequence, one region contains:
- the LOC126718374 gene encoding twinkle homolog protein, chloroplastic/mitochondrial isoform X1, with protein MRVCLRRPLHSTLLFSSSSTTSTTSPSRRLGRVCSQRSLSHVSASATTLRSFKLPTPPGHTKSQSWMMGSKNMFKTNSFAIPFANSSHRHFFNTHTPLFSACSSKPISKIHSLPLQTNGFSSISHANVPGPDILESPAEYRLETTQLKILKQKLEELGMDTEICVPGQYNHLLCPMCKGGDSEEKSLSLFVTEDGGAALWMCFRGKCGWRGSTRALADSRSLSGSLNPITKVKIKREITVENLQLEPLCDQIVGYFAERLISRETLQRNSVMQKSCAGDQLVIAFTYWKDGKLVSCKYRDSNKKFWQEANTEKIFYGLDDIKDKSDIIIVEGEMDKLAMEEAGFCNCVSVPDGAPPVVSTKELPPEEKDIKYQYLWNCKEYLQKASRIVLATDGDTAGQALAEELARRLGRERCWRVKWPKKNEEEYCKDANEVLMFLGADVLKEVIDNAELFPIRGLFNFKNYFDEIDAYYNRTYGYEFGLPTGWRALNEFYNVVPGELTIVTGVPNSGKSEWIDALLCNLNETAGWKFALCSMENRVREHARKLLEKHIKKPFFDASYGGSAERMTVEELQQGKKWLSDTFHLIRCEDDSLPSIKWVLDLAKAAVLRHGVRGLVIDPYNELDHQRPVSQTETEYVSQMLTKVKRFAQHHSCHVWFVAHPRQLHHWVGGPPNMYDISGSAHFINKCDNGIVIHRNRDPAVGPVDQVQVCVRKVRNKVAGTIGDAFLLYNRVTGEFMDIDEPSGKR; from the exons ATGCGAGTGTGTCTGCGTCGTCCTCTTCACTCTACCCTcttattctcttcttcttctactactAGTACTACCTCACCCAGCAGAAGATTAGGCCGTGTTTGCTCCCAACGTTCTCTCTCACATGTCAGTGCCAGTGCCACCACCCTTCGCTCTTTCAAGCTCCCCACTCCACCAG GGCACACCAAAAGCCAGAGTTGGATGATGGGCTCCAAGAACATGTTCAAGACCAATTCTTTTGCAATCCCATTTGCTAATTCTTCACATAGACACTTCTTTAACACCCACACACCCCTCTTCTCTGCCTGTTCTTCAAAACCCATCTCTAAAATTCATTCTTTACCCCTCCAGACTAATGGCTTCTCTTCCATCTCTCATGCCAATGTTCCCGGACCAG atatttTGGAGAGCCCAGCAGAATATAGGCTTGAAACAACACAGTTGAAAATCCTGAAGCAGAAATTGGAGGAGCTTGGAATGGACACCGAAATATGTGTACCGGGACAATACAACCACTTGCTTTGTCCAATG TGCAAAGGTGGGGATTCAGAGGAGAAGagcctctctctttttgttacaGAAGATGG GGGTGCTGCTTTATGGATGTGTTTCCGCGGAAAATGTGGCTGGAGAGGCAGTACAAGG GCCTTAGCAGATAGCCGGTCGCTTTCTGGATCTTTGAACCCAATAACCAAAGTTAAGATTAAAAGAGAAATTACAGTGGAGAACCTGCAATTAGAACCACTTTGTGACCAG ATCGTTGGTTATTTTGCCGAGCGTTTAATATCAAGGGAAACACTGCAGAGAAATTCTGTCATGCAGAAGAGTTGTGCTGGTGATCAG CTTGTAATTGCATTTACTTATTGGAAAGATGGAAAGCTTGTTAGTTGCAAGTACCGGGACAGCAACAAGAAGTTTTGGCAG GAAGCAAATACTGAAAAGATTTTTTACGGGCTTGATGATATTAAGgataaaagtgatattattatT GTTGAAGGTGAAATGGACAAGCTTGCAATGGAAGAAGCTGGGTTCTGCAATTGTGTGAGTGTGCCAGATGGTGCCCCTCCAGTAGTTTCCACAAAAGAGTTGCCACCTGAAGAAAAG GACATTAAGTATCAATATCTGTGGAACTGCAAAGAGTATTTACAGAAG GCATCACGCATTGTACTTGCCACTGATGGGGATACAGCTGGTCAAGCTTTAGCTGAAGAGCTTGCACGCCGCCTTGGAAGGGAAAG ATGCTGGCGAGTCAAATGgccaaagaaaaatgaagaggaaTATTGCAAAGATGCAAATGAG GTTCTTATGTTTCTTGGCGCTGATGTACTGAAGGAAGTAATTGACAACGCAGAATTATTCCCCATACGTGGATTGTTCAACTTTAAAAACTACTTTGATGAAATTGATGCGTATTATAATCGTACTTATGGATATGAGTTTGGTCTCCCAACTGGGTGGAGGGCTTTGAATGAGTTCTATAAT GTGGTGCCAGGAGAGTTGACTATAGTAACTGGGGTTCCCAATTCAGGCAAGAGTGAGTGGATTGATGCTCTCTTGTGCAATCTTAACGAGACTGCTGGTTGGAAATTTGCACTTTGCTCTATGGAGAACAGG GTTCGGGAGCATGCAAGGAAACTTTTGGAGAAACACATAAAGAAGCCTTTCTTTGATGCAAG TTATGGTGGATCTGCTGAGCGTATGACTGTGGAGGAGTTGCAGCAAGGGAAGAAATGGTTGAGTGATACATTTCATCTCATAAG GTGTGAGGATGATTCCCTTCCAAGTATTAAATGGGTTCTTGATCTTGCAAAAGCAGCAGTTTTGAGGCATGGGGTGCGTGGACTTGTAATTGATCCTTACAACGAGCTTGATCATCAGCGTCCTGTAAGCCA GACTGAGACGGAGTATGTGAGTCAGATGCTTACCAAAGTCAAGCGTTTTGCTCAACATCACTCTTGTCATGTTTGGTTTGTGGCACATCCTAGACAG TTGCACCATTGGGTTGGCGGTCCTCCTAATATGTATGATATTAGTGGAAGTGCGCACTTTATAAACAAATGTGACAATGGGATTGTTATTCATCGTAATCGGGATCCAGCAGTCGGGCCAGTTGATCAAGTACAA GTTTGTGTTCGGAAGGTTCGGAATAAGGTTGCTGGAACCATAGGCGATGCCTTCTTGTTGTACAATAG GGTAACTGGTGAATTCATGGATATTGATGAACCATCTGGCAAGAGATAG
- the LOC126718374 gene encoding twinkle homolog protein, chloroplastic/mitochondrial isoform X2: MRVCLRRPLHSTLLFSSSSTTSTTSPSRRLGRVCSQRSLSHVSASATTLRSFKLPTPPGHTKSQSWMMGSKNMFKTNSFAIPFANSSHRHFFNTHTPLFSACSSKPISKIHSLPLQTNGFSSISHANVPGPDILESPAEYRLETTQLKILKQKLEELGMDTEICVPGQYNHLLCPMCKGGDSEEKSLSLFVTEDGGAALWMCFRGKCGWRGSTRALADSRSLSGSLNPITKVKIKREITVENLQLEPLCDQIVGYFAERLISRETLQRNSVMQKSCAGDQLVIAFTYWKDGKLVSCKYRDSNKKFWQEANTEKIFYGLDDIKDKSDIIIVEGEMDKLAMEEAGFCNCVSVPDGAPPVVSTKELPPEEKDIKYQYLWNCKEYLQKASRIVLATDGDTAGQALAEELARRLGRERCWRVKWPKKNEEEYCKDANEVLMFLGADVLKEVIDNAELFPIRGLFNFKNYFDEIDAYYNRTYGYEFGLPTGWRALNEFYNVVPGELTIVTGVPNSGKSEWIDALLCNLNETAGWKFALCSMENRVREHARKLLEKHIKKPFFDASYGGSAERMTVEELQQGKKWLSDTFHLIRCEDDSLPSIKWVLDLAKAAVLRHGVRGLVIDPYNELDHQRPVSQTETEYVSQMLTKVKRFAQHHSCHVWFVAHPRQLHHWVGGPPNMYDISGSAHFINKCDNGIVIHRNRDPAVGPVDQVQVCVRKVRNKVAGTIGDAFLLYNRVTGEFMDIDEPSGKR, from the exons ATGCGAGTGTGTCTGCGTCGTCCTCTTCACTCTACCCTcttattctcttcttcttctactactAGTACTACCTCACCCAGCAGAAGATTAGGCCGTGTTTGCTCCCAACGTTCTCTCTCACATGTCAGTGCCAGTGCCACCACCCTTCGCTCTTTCAAGCTCCCCACTCCACCAG GGCACACCAAAAGCCAGAGTTGGATGATGGGCTCCAAGAACATGTTCAAGACCAATTCTTTTGCAATCCCATTTGCTAATTCTTCACATAGACACTTCTTTAACACCCACACACCCCTCTTCTCTGCCTGTTCTTCAAAACCCATCTCTAAAATTCATTCTTTACCCCTCCAGACTAATGGCTTCTCTTCCATCTCTCATGCCAATGTTCCCGGACCAG atatttTGGAGAGCCCAGCAGAATATAGGCTTGAAACAACACAGTTGAAAATCCTGAAGCAGAAATTGGAGGAGCTTGGAATGGACACCGAAATATGTGTACCGGGACAATACAACCACTTGCTTTGTCCAATG TGCAAAGGTGGGGATTCAGAGGAGAAGagcctctctctttttgttacaGAAGATGG GGGTGCTGCTTTATGGATGTGTTTCCGCGGAAAATGTGGCTGGAGAGGCAGTACAAGG GCCTTAGCAGATAGCCGGTCGCTTTCTGGATCTTTGAACCCAATAACCAAAGTTAAGATTAAAAGAGAAATTACAGTGGAGAACCTGCAATTAGAACCACTTTGTGACCAG ATCGTTGGTTATTTTGCCGAGCGTTTAATATCAAGGGAAACACTGCAGAGAAATTCTGTCATGCAGAAGAGTTGTGCTGGTGATCAG CTTGTAATTGCATTTACTTATTGGAAAGATGGAAAGCTTGTTAGTTGCAAGTACCGGGACAGCAACAAGAAGTTTTGGCAG GAAGCAAATACTGAAAAGATTTTTTACGGGCTTGATGATATTAAGgataaaagtgatattattatT GTTGAAGGTGAAATGGACAAGCTTGCAATGGAAGAAGCTGGGTTCTGCAATTGTGTGAGTGTGCCAGATGGTGCCCCTCCAGTAGTTTCCACAAAAGAGTTGCCACCTGAAGAAAAG GACATTAAGTATCAATATCTGTGGAACTGCAAAGAGTATTTACAGAAG GCATCACGCATTGTACTTGCCACTGATGGGGATACAGCTGGTCAAGCTTTAGCTGAAGAGCTTGCACGCCGCCTTGGAAGGGAAAG ATGCTGGCGAGTCAAATGgccaaagaaaaatgaagaggaaTATTGCAAAGATGCAAATGAG GTTCTTATGTTTCTTGGCGCTGATGTACTGAAGGAAGTAATTGACAACGCAGAATTATTCCCCATACGTGGATTGTTCAACTTTAAAAACTACTTTGATGAAATTGATGCGTATTATAATCGTACTTATGGATATGAGTTTGGTCTCCCAACTGGGTGGAGGGCTTTGAATGAGTTCTATAAT GTGGTGCCAGGAGAGTTGACTATAGTAACTGGGGTTCCCAATTCAGGCAAGAGTGAGTGGATTGATGCTCTCTTGTGCAATCTTAACGAGACTGCTGGTTGGAAATTTGCACTTTGCTCTATGGAGAACAGG GTTCGGGAGCATGCAAGGAAACTTTTGGAGAAACACATAAAGAAGCCTTTCTTTGATGCAAG TTATGGTGGATCTGCTGAGCGTATGACTGTGGAGGAGTTGCAGCAAGGGAAGAAATGGTTGAGTGATACATTTCATCTCATAAG GTGTGAGGATGATTCCCTTCCAAGTATTAAATGGGTTCTTGATCTTGCAAAAGCAGCAGTTTTGAGGCATGGGGTGCGTGGACTTGTAATTGATCCTTACAACGAGCTTGATCATCAGCGTCCTGTAAGCCA GACTGAGACGGAGTATGTGAGTCAGATGCTTACCAAAGTCAAGCGTTTTGCTCAACATCACTCTTGTCATGTTTGGTTTGTGGCACATCCTAGACAG TTGCACCATTGGGTTGGCGGTCCTCCTAATATGTATGATATTAGTGGAAGTGCGCACTTTATAAACAAATGTGACAATGGGATTGTTATTCATCGTAATCGGGATCCAGCAGTCGGGCCAGTTGATCAAGTACAA GTTTGTGTTCGGAAGGTTCGGAATAAGGTTGCTGGAACCATAGGCGATGCCTTCTTGTTGTACAATAG